One Schistocerca nitens isolate TAMUIC-IGC-003100 chromosome 1, iqSchNite1.1, whole genome shotgun sequence DNA segment encodes these proteins:
- the LOC126194377 gene encoding ankyrin-3-like, which produces MHPGGYRRSPVLQVGCHRPVLLRNQLAAFRARNLCANMTLTLLHSFDKDEILGWSPVRFAEETEHWESVEMILIEGASMSDLAVTKRKLQDSERAALIFGELCRRRLVRLLTFALQQSPGLVQAELPLNRSPLHEAAHSGCPATVRCLIAAGAVVSAADDHGMTPLHEAAAHSNDFTVRILLDAGAVPDTTDNGGRTALHYASRSGSAACIQLLLAKGATVDHVSADGCTALHEAATSPSAHAVRLLLDAGADKHAKSASGWTALHWATSRGRLYAVMILLEAGISVDVKTVDEETPLHLAATLTSCDVWEALVRAGADEGAVDKNGRTPKERVADKSVPNVVGCDIGGTGTSDISPNQSHIPLGAANDAPLISSDNVCDSENLSAEDSVVPLSSASPNSTTQQAVTTTAEEDKGTGVEGAPSVSGQTADNKGSLLYETSSNSICVSEELTAENFTVPLSSVTLNSTTQQTVTDFQEDEGASVECMSAVSSQRTDSMHSSSCEECSELSDETGSADETCSGELLESAEETDSGDETASDEETGSDDDIDSDADEEDGSSYISSANEEIDKVSERGSVKELFSPILTTNTIMYYEGPPLFHTLGTVGTSSKYNQQAAKFQGKFRGRGRGAPRGTRGSAAAYTTRSVASTSRQENVSESPHSKGSRQRGRSNEKGIRRGNFNGSVYQHARRQGDGNCGQPNTVLFGGGLIQPHTKQQPSVRDDYKNREPHTAEDKKNKKIKHPKSVSKQQGDCNAEHKKQKLPDSQHGVGHHKKRHGESHHGNQRVEGYSNQNSEGHHGNQHGGSHYGNRHGKGHHSNKYSESHSSNQYGETHNGNRHGDGQRGNQHGEAHYGNQSGGHHGNGHYANRQGESRAGKWNGAGRGGKSHGRSRGGKS; this is translated from the coding sequence GAACCTTTGTGCTAATATGACTCTCACACTGCTGCACAGCTTCGACAAAGATGAAATTCTTGGCTGGTCACCTGTCCGTTTCGCAGAGGAAACGGAGCATTGGGAGTCTGTGGAAATGATTCTTATTGAAGGAGCCTCTATGAGTGACTTAGCTGTGACAAAGAGGAAGCTACAGGACTCGGAACGTGCGGCACTGATCTTTGGCGAGCTCTGCAGGCGTAGGCTGGTGAGACTGCTCACCTTCGCCCTTCAACAGAGCCCTGGTCTGGTGCAAGCTGAGCTGCCGCTCAACCGTTCCCCACTACACGAAGCGGCCCACTCTGGCTGCCCAGCAACTGTCCGCTGTCTCATCGCAGCAGGCGCTGTGGTCAGTGCTGCCGATGACCACGGTATGACTCCACTACACGAAGCAGCAGCCCACTCCAACGACTTCACCGTGCGCATACTTCTAGATGCTGGCGCTGTTCCTGACACCACAGACAATGGAGGGAGAACGGCCCTGCACTATGCATCCAGAAGTGGTTCCGCTGCCTGCATCCAGCTTCTGCTGGCAAAGGGTGCGACTGTGGACCATGTAAGTGCTGATGGCTGTACTGCTCTCCACGAGGCCGCCACCAGCCCCAGTGCCCACGCTGTCCGCTTGCTGCTGGACGCTGGTGCTGACAAACATGCAAAGTCTGCTTCTGGCTGGACAGCTCTACACTGGGCCACCAGCAGGGGTCGACTGTACGCTGTTATGATCTTACTGGAAGCTGGCATTAGTGTGGACGTGAAGACAGTGGATGAGGAAACGCCTCTTCACCTTGCAGCAACTCTCACATCGTGCGATGTTTGGGAGGCTCTCGTCAGGGCTGGAGCAGATGAAGGAGCTGTGGACAAGAATGGTCGGACGCCAAAGGAACGAGTTGCAGATAAGTCAGTGCCTAATGTTGTAGGGTGTGACATTGGTGGAACAGGCACCAGCGATATATCACCAAACCAGTCTCATATTCCTCTGGGAGCGGCAAATGATGCTCCATTGATATCCAGTGATAATGTCTGTGATTCAGAGAATCTCTCTGCTGAAGATTCAGTTGTGCCACTAAGCAGTGCATCACCAAATTCTACAACACAACAAGCAGTAACAACAACTGCTGAAGAAGATAAAGGAACAGGTGTAGAGGGTGCACCATCAGTTTCCGGTCAAACAGCAGACAATAAGGGTAGTTTATTGTATGAGACATCAAGCAATAGTATCTGTGTGTCTGAGGAACtaactgctgaaaattttacaGTGCCTTTAAGCAGTGTGACACTAAATTCTACAACACAACAAACCGTAACAGActtccaagaagatgaaggagcaaGTGTAGAGTGTATGTCAGCAGTTTCTAGTCAAAGAACAGACAGCATGCATAGTTCATCGTGTGAGGAATGCAGTGAATTGAGTGATGAAACAGGGAGTGCTGATGAAACATGTAGTGGTGAGCTACTGGAGAGTGCTGAAGAAACAGACAGTGGTGATGAAACAGCGAGTGATGAAGAAACGGGCAGTGATGATGATATAGACAGTGATGCAGATGAAGAAGATGGTTCTTCCTACATCAGCTCAGCAAATGAAGAAATAGATAAAGTCTCAGAAAGAGGGTCAGTTAAGGAACTTTTCTCCCCTATTCTGACAACTAATACAATAATGTATTATGAGGGACCTCCATTGTTCCATACTTTGGGAACTGTTGGCACTTCCTCAAAATACAACCAACAAGCAGCAAAATTTCAAGGAAAATTTAGAGGAAGAGGACGCGGAGCTCCTAGAGGTACTCGTGGGAGTGCAGCAGCATATACCACCAGATCAGTGGCATCAACATCAAGACAAGAAAATGTCAGTGAATCTCCAcattcaaaaggaagtagacagcGTGGTAGGAGCAATGAGAAAGGAATCAGAAGAGGAAATTTTAATGGTTCTGTATATCAACATGCAAGAAGGCAAGGTGATGGAAATTGTGGCCAACCAAATACAGTTCTGTTTGGAGGTGGATTAATCCAGCCACATACTAAACAACAACCTAGTGTGAGAGATGACTATAAGAACAGAGAGCCTCATACGGCAgaagacaagaaaaacaaaaagataAAACACCCAAAATCTGTATCAAAACAGCAAGGAGATTGTAACGCGGAACACAAGAAGCAAAAACTACCTGATTCCCAGCATGGTGTAGGTCATCACAAAAAAAGACATGGTGAAAGTCACCATGGCAATCAGCGTGTTGAAGGTTACAGTAATCAAAACAGTGAAGGTCATCATGGTAATCAACATGGTGGAAGTCATTATGGCAATCGACATGGCAAAGGGCATCATAGTAATAAATATAGTGAAAGTCATAGCAGTAATCAATATGGGGAAACTCATAATGGTAATCGACATGGTGATGGCCAAAGGGGTAATCAACATGGTGAAGCTCATTACGGTAATCAGTCTGGTGGTCACCATGGTAATGGTCATTATGCTAATCGACAAGGGGAAAGTCGGGCTGGTAAGTGGAATGGTGCAGGCCGTGGTGGTAAGAGCCATGGGAGAAGTCGAGGAGGTAAGAGTTGA